The following are from one region of the Chanos chanos chromosome 10, fChaCha1.1, whole genome shotgun sequence genome:
- the LOC115823301 gene encoding protein shisa-like-2A — protein MSADCTSYYNADKVFVNAFTCPKPDSDGKDVFCCGFNDIKYCCDDPNSFFPYEYGYMWWLSVGALVGLSIAAVVLLAFIITICVLCYLFIATKPRGLDSGLPLRAPGSEPSPQEGPSQSTDPVGPQGFRKYFLRGRLDCDNQPPDPDRLFQRCFMATVTTVNVEGPS, from the exons ATGAGCGCGGACTGCACAAGTTATTACAATGCTGATAAAGTCTTTGTAAACGCATTCACGTGCCCCAAGCCGGACAGCGATGGAAAAGACGTTTTTTGCTGTGGGTTCAACGACATCAAGTACTGCTGTGATGACCCGAACAGCTTCTTTCCTTACGAGTATGGGTATATGTGGTGGCTGAG TGTAGGGGCATTAGTGGGCTTGTCAATAGCCGCTGTGGTTCTTCTGGccttcatcatcaccatctgTGTCCTCTGCTACCTGTTCATTGCCACCAAGCCACGAGGGTTGGACAGTGGGCTCCCGCTCAGAGCACCAG GTTCCGAGCCCAGTCCTCAGGAAGGTCCAAGCCAGTCCACCGACCCTGTCGGTCCCCAGGGTTTCCGAAAATATTTCCTAAGAGGCAGACTGGACTGTGACAACCAGCCGCCGGATCCTGACCGCCTCTTTCAACGTTGTTTCATGGCAACAGTCACCACCGTCAATGTGGAGGGACCCTCATAA